The following coding sequences are from one Gammaproteobacteria bacterium window:
- the acpS gene encoding holo-ACP synthase, protein MILGVGVDLVKVARIERLWQRYGERFVQRILTPMEQKTALMVADPVPLLAKRFAVKEAAVKALGTGFRNGIGWQDLSVTHTELGKPQLVLAGKAQQQAVKMGVTSSHVTVSDEKEYVVGMVLFEGL, encoded by the coding sequence GTGATTTTAGGCGTGGGGGTGGATCTTGTTAAGGTGGCGCGCATTGAGCGACTTTGGCAGCGTTACGGCGAACGTTTTGTGCAGCGTATTTTAACTCCGATGGAGCAAAAAACAGCGTTGATGGTAGCCGATCCTGTGCCATTGCTGGCGAAACGCTTTGCGGTTAAAGAGGCGGCGGTCAAGGCGTTAGGTACGGGGTTTCGCAATGGCATTGGTTGGCAGGATTTAAGTGTGACGCATACGGAATTGGGGAAACCTCAACTGGTTCTAGCGGGCAAAGCACAGCAGCAGGCTGTGAAAATGGGTGTGACCAGCAGCCACGTCACTGTTTCGGATGAGAAGGAGTATGTGGTTGGGATGGTGCTGTTTGAGGGGCTTTAA